The Mycobacteriales bacterium sequence GACGACGATGAGCCACTCGAGGCTCACGGCTATCGCGGAGCCGAGCAACGCGAGCAGGATGCCGGAGTAGATCGGGTTGCGGATCCAGCGATACGGCCCGCTGGTGATCAGGTCCGGGTCGACCTTCTGGCTCATCGGCATGCCC is a genomic window containing:
- a CDS encoding isoprenylcysteine carboxylmethyltransferase family protein — translated: GMPMSQKVDPDLITSGPYRWIRNPIYSGILLALLGSAIAVSLEWLIVVVPIGAYFVYSAVMEQKYMTERFPDTYPAYRDRTKMLIPYVF